AAGTAAACTAACGCAAAATGAAATAATCGAATGTTGCAAACtagaaatattacatttaatacttttagaaGTAAaagaagcaaaatattttagtattctaTTTGATGAGACCACAGACTTATCTAACATTTCTcaaatgtgtttaattattcGGTATATTTTACATGGAAAATCGTATGAaagatttttaacatttatcgaTTGTCATagctatgtttataataaacgaaaaCACCAACAATTAGATGTTCATTTGGAAGACAACGATGAACctcaagaaatattaaatagtaaattggaACCTAAATTAACTGGAGAACTTTTGGGAAATACAGTCGTAAAATTATTGCAAGAATTagaattagatttaaattactgTGTAGGCATTGGGACCGATGGCTGTTCCGTTATGATATCTGCAGTCCGCGGCGCTGTCCaacaaattagaaaaattgctAAAAATGCAATACATAGTCCTTGCTCAAATCACGccttaaatttaagtatttcaaaatCGTCTACTGTACAATCAATCCGCAACTGTGTTGGAGTAATAAAAGAAGTTACttctttttttcatatatctgCCAAACGTAATTACGTTCTTCAACAACATTTGACAGTGTATTGCATTTTAAGGAatcaataattgaaattattgacaCTTTAACCGAAATATCTGGATGGCAGGATAATATTTCTTCTTCGAAAGCTAAAATGATGATATCTGCTATTTGTAattgtgaatttatattttctcttttttCATTATCAAATTTACTACTAGCTGTTACTTTTCcgataagtaaaattttacaagGCAAAGATCAAGATATTGTTGCTGCATCTGAATGTATCAAAgatgtatacttaatacttgGACAAAATCGTGAAAAATGTGAAGAAAAATTTCAATCTATGTTTAAGGAGTGTGAATTAATTCTAAACAAACTTGatgttgatattaaattgCCCAGGATTATAGCACATCAAAAACATAGAGTTAATGCTACATCATAAAACAACCCTGttgattattatagaattaatatttatattccttTATTGGATAATGTATTAGAAGATTTTGATTTCCGATTCTTAAGCAaggaaaattcaaatattactttattaatacaacttaTACCAAAATATGTTGTCAAAATGAAAACTGAAGACTACAATGGCtattttgcaaaaattatagaaataatgacTAAAGATTACACATACTTTCAAAATGTTTCAGAACAAGCCATAgagaatgaaataaatatgtggTTTACTAAATGGCTTAGACTTCAAACGgaaggtaaaatatatattttaatataattaactgataatttaatttaatttaaatgtatttttttaggaaaaaatattCCAGTTAATGGGTTGGATGCTCTAAGTATGTGTCCagaatctatattttaaaatataaataaaatgctgattattatttgttcactACCAATCAGTGTCGCGACAGCAGAACGCAGTTTCTCAACACTCAGAAGGTAGGTACATGACTTACCTACTAtaagtttacatttaaattttagtacctatctattattcataaaatatcatataactttacttaacataaattaatattcaaaaaaataattcacataatacttttattaactatttgttAAGTAgccaaatcattattttattagaattgttatacatttttaacattattttaatctaattatattaGGCTGAAAACATGGTTAAGGTCAACAATTGGCGAAGAAAGGTTGAACGGGCTAGCATTACTTCACATTCATAAAGATATTCCTAtagatatagaaaatattattacacgttttgctgaacaaaaaaaaagacatatgcttttattgtagatttttattattaaaatggttgAATAACTGTGCACCTGTgactaaactttttttatttaattgtaagtaCAAGGTGAACCTATTTTggataatttcataatatactatgtataataaaaaatgtttgttctatttgaagtatttgcgttatttcaaaatattgggGGAAAATTATGGGCTCTCCGACGACTCATTAGTGtcctatgattattataatttccgcCCCCCCCTTAAAAGTCAGTTATAACCGCCACTGAGTACAGCAGTaggttaaattcatttttgcgagaaaaaaatgcatttgaaAAGgccattatgtgtatataatataataatgtattttaaaagtttaatatgcatgcgaatatttttttaattataaaaaaatataatcattactgATCTTTGTTTAAATATGCGATTTTGACCGAATATGAACTTCAAatgtgtataacaaataattgtctttaatgatttcaatcttatgaactattatatacaattttcttaaaaatacaagaaaGACAACTTTTAACTACTTGTTTTTTAAGTATCAAAGTATAAGcttataatacctacttataaaaaagaaatcatGACTTATGAGTatccttgtattaaatttttaagcttttttaaacaacaaaatgttatggacatttgtgatgtatgttttgtttatacttcaataatattagtgatcataatatattcgtatgcttaattaatatatccaGGTTGTCAGATCCTTTCTTTCTTCAATAGAAGTggtttatataggtaagttctatacattttaattatttttgaaatataaaatattggttgattcttctattattGTATCTCtatgaaacaatttattttataaattattttatcatacagtACACCTCAAATAGTGACGGAATTTAGACGGTAAGTGGtgatataaatgtaaagttatcaaaaaaaaaaaaaaaaattggcgggaaatttggttttagcgatttcttaattttaaaattgaaattcatattgaatttatacaaTAGGTATAGTAATTTACAAAACGACAAgtgcaatattatgttttctaattttctattaaaacttTTGTCTTTGTCCGTTTGTGGATGAGATTAATCCTACATAGAAGAACGAGAAATGGTGAAATCTAAAGTTTATCAATAGAGGATTTTATGTAGATTCCAGTGTAATGAATTttccaataattaaatagatagctttcaaaaaatataaatattccaaaaaacaATACTTTTGCTAACAATcgctttattaatattatcatagattaaaataatgaataattaattagttttagttttaaacaagGCTTTAGATCTAAAGCCGTGGTTTTAAAAGGTCACCATTTCGAATGTCTGATAAAAAATTGCGGttatgttcaatttttacgttaataataactatgaatACAGTCAGTCGTGTTCACGCAGTCGTAGCGTACAGTCCTGTCACTGTGCGTTCCACTGATAAGTAATTTCGGtctttaataattctaatccTAATTAGTGTTCACAAATGTCGTCGACCTCGGGCGGCAATAGCCGTACCGGTCAAACCCCAGCCACATCCAAAATCAAGCACACAGTTACAACAAATCCTGCCTCAACTCATGGATTCAGCACCATGGGGAAAAAGGGTAAAGTATTCAAAAACTCCAATAATCCACTCTCACCTAGTCTTCAATCAATTATCGAAAACCCGCCGATATTAAATACATCTCAAACtacttttaatttcaatgacATAACCGATAATACTAGCATACCCGATTCAAATATCATACTTGATGATAATCAAACAATTGAACACACATCGGTCGTTAGCTTATCTACAGATAAAACGCCGTCGTCTCCAGTTACCAACACTGATATAGATATGCATGCAgccaattacaataataataatctacttCATTCTTTTACACCGGATTATAATGGTTCCATAATTATACTCGCCGAGTGCATCGATCAAAATACAAACATGGGTAATTGGCATCCTATAAGCGCTGCTAAATTCTTCACCAAAAATTTTATTGGTATCTCCAATATTAAACCTGCCGGTtccaaaaagataaaaattacttttaattccATCCTCAACGGCAATAATTGCTTAAATTCTGATATTCCGCGCTCTAACGGGTTTCACGTAAATATTTCCAGCAGCCTCATATACTCGTATGGAATCATTAAActggatattaatatttccgaAGAAGAATTTTTCGAGGGTCAATGTTCACCTGTTACAATAGAGGCATTCAAACGCATCTCTATTCAGAAAGATGGAAAAACTATCCAAACTCGCACAGTAGAACTAAAATTCATTGCACCTAAAATACCATCCGGCATTTCTATCTACAATATGATATTCGAAGTTATGCCCAGCATCCGTTCCCCTGTCCAATGCAACCGTTGTTTAAGATTCGGTCACACCCAAAAATACTGCCGTAGTGAAGCTAGATGCAGCCACTGCGGTGAAACCAAGCACTCAATAGACTCGTGCCCCTCCACACAAGCCACTGACCCGATCTGTCTGTACTGCAAACTTCCTCACCTAGCCACTGACCGTTCCTGCCGGGAATGGTTACTTCAAAAGGATATTAAAAAACTCATGGCGACAGAAAACCTATCCTACAAAGACGcgttaatatttaagaaaaataaatgttacacaCCAGCCTTTAAATATTCCGATATTGTAAACAGCCAGCCTCATATCTCTGAAAACATCGAAATCGACACTTCTCTCCAGAATGATCACTTTCCTAGTTTAAACAATTCCCACCAtttcttcaataataaaaaaaaaaaaaatacatatctaATCCATCCCaggtgtacaataataaaaaatatttcttacctGTTGATTCCTCTTAT
This sequence is a window from Rhopalosiphum maidis isolate BTI-1 chromosome 1, ASM367621v3, whole genome shotgun sequence. Protein-coding genes within it:
- the LOC113549313 gene encoding uncharacterized protein LOC113549313; amino-acid sequence: MSSNNNNRITSYFGSVQKKCKLQSNEDGTKESETIAISNPTNTNCFDTSELINPIEIEKLHDIELDIGNFITQTNAINDYSKSVILQRSNVPSNDFQYPFSIHTKKGKSEKRFLRKNHFEKFPYIEFSKIKSGLFCKVCVLFSTSNKGGMHKTEQLKSLVTEPVIKFAKLLGKDGILELHNNNGYHKDNIQRANYFLNTYNHPEKEVINLVNDQHQQNIPLRGHRDDGFIYQDGGKVDSVINQGNFKELLKFRIDAGDHLLKNHLKTTSERATYISKLTQNEIIECCKLEILHLILLEVKEAKYFSILFDETTDLSNISQMCLIIRYILHGKSYERFLTFIDCHSYVYNKRKHQQLDVHLEDNDEPQEILNSKLEPKLTGELLGNTVVKLLQELELDLNYCVGIGTDGCSVMISAVRGAVQQIRKIAKNAIHSPCSNHALNLSISKSSTVQSIRNCVGESIIEIIDTLTEISGWQDNISSSKAKMMISAICNCEFIFSLFSLSNLLLAVTFPISKILQGKDQDIVAASECIKDVYLILGQNREKCEEKFQSMFKECELILNKLDVDIKLPRIIAHQKHRVNATS